DNA sequence from the Nicotiana tomentosiformis chromosome 3, ASM39032v3, whole genome shotgun sequence genome:
TCAAGTGCTCTGGTATCCCTTCGATGGACttgatttggtcgggattgacctcgatacctcACTGCGACACTAGTAAACCCAACAATTTTCCTGAGGCCACGCCGaatgcatatttttcggggttcaATTTCATGCTGTATTGCCTAAGTATGCCGAAGGCTTCTCtcaagtggtcgatgtgatcttctttccttttggatttgaccagCATGTCATCGAGGTAGACTTGCATCGTTTTACcgagttgttctttgaacatcttcgtcaccaacctttggtaagttgccccCGCATTTTTCAGTCCAAAGGGCATGACCCTGTAGTAGTACGTcccctggtgggtgatgaaggtggtcttttCCTGGCCCTCTTCCTCCATGAGGATCTGGttatagcccgagtaggcatccaagaaactTAGTAGCTCGTGCCCGGCCATTGCGtcaatgagttggtcgatatgagataatagaaatgaatctttggggcaagctttgttcaggtcagtgaaatctacgcacatccgccacttgtcgttcttctttttcaccatgactacgttggcgacccatcgggggtacttcgactccctcACGGAGCCATTTTCCAACAATGTTTCTAATTTTTCGCGTACTGCGTCATTAATTGCGGAGTTGAACTTATGCCTAACATGCCTCACCGGGGGTAGAGTGGATTGACGTTCAATTTGTGCGTGGCGATCTCCTTTGCgatacctggcatatctgcatggctaaacGCAAACAAGTCCGCGTTAGGAGTTAAAAATTCACGAAATGTACCCAATTCCTGAAGTTTGTAGCCAATGTAAGCTTTCTTGCCGTGGTCGTTGTTGTCTAATTGAATGGGGTCGAGGTCCTTTACAGTCGATCCTATGGCCTCGACCATATCGGGGTCTGTGATGACGTCCCCGCTGTCATCGCATAccgacctcgaccctgttgattTCTATGCCTCCTTTTCTTTATCCTTTATTTGTTGGGTGGTCGTACAGTCTAGGGCGATGCGGTAGCAGTCCTGGGACGTGCGTTGCTCCCCTCGTatactgaatattccccatggagttgggaatttaacGACTTGGTATAAGCTGGAAAGGATagctctcatggtgtgtatccatggtcgccctattatggTGTTATATGCCgtgtcctggtccatgatgtcGAATGTGGTCTCCAGAGTGATGCCACCCGCTATGACAGGGAGTGTGATCTCGCCAGATGTTCACTTAACTGAATTGTTAAAGCCTGTTAGTGTGATTCAGCGTGgcactatcttgtcctcgagtttcatttaTGTGCgtactcgaggatggataatacCCACGCCGctcccatcgtctaccataatTCGTCTTACGTCGGTATCTAAAATTTATAAAGTGATAACGagagcatcatagtgagggaaagccAAACCGTTGGTAtatgacttatcgaagatgatactttcttcaagTTCATCATACCGTCTGTGGGAGATAGACCGTTTGAGCTTATGGGTTGTGGTGAAATTCACACTGTTGATGGAAGCATCATCcccgccaccgatgatcatgtggatggtgcgGGTTGGCGAGGGCGGTTTCGGCAGCCCTTGATGTTGTTCACGTCCCCtggcaaagttggtccttccccgaccgctcagcaattctttgaggtgtccctatCGCATCATGTTTACTACCTCTTGTCTTAGGGCGATACAATCTTCGGttttgtgtcctcgctcttgatggaactcACAGATGGCGTCTGATTTTTTGGTATTCGGGTTTGACCTCATCTTTTATGGCCACTTCACCTTTGGTCCAAGCTTCTCCAAGGCATAGAATATCTCTATATGTGACCCgcaaaaattgtgagcggatagGAAAGtggggcatacctctctcattCCGATGAGTCCCTGTTCTTGATCTTGGTGGGCCTTCTTTATGGCGGGATAAGGACTCAGCGGTTGTTCTGACATATAGGAGATGTCGTTTTGGTTTGGTCGTGAGGCCACGGGGTCTCTTCTGATATCATTTCTTCGATCTTTTATGGATTTTGCTTGCACCGAGGCCAGTCGATGGGTCGGCCCATTGAGGTCGTCTTCGTCTACTCAGACTTCGGCATAATATGCGTTATGTATTTTGTCCCAAGTCGTTGGGGGATACttcataagccgacttaataattttcttgtcATCCTTGAACCATTTCTGCTCAACCCATTTTGAAAAGTTGCTACCGCCATTCCTTCTGATACATTGGGCAAGGTCATTCTTACTCGGCCAAAatgggcgaggaagtccctcatcCCCTCTCCCGGAGACTATTTGATAGcaaatatgtcgtttactcttgCCACGGCCTTCTTGGCCTCGacatgggccgttacgaacttatTAGCCATTTCCTCAAAGGTTTCGATGGAACATGCACGCAAATGCGAATACCAGGTTAATGCGCCTCCCATGAGGGTTtcgccgaatttctttagcagaatggaggatacttgttccgTGGCGAGATCGTTGCCTTTCACGACGGTGACGTAGTGGATCACATGATCCTCACGGTTGGTTGGGCCATCGTATATTTTCAGATAGGgcggcattttaaaggtctttggtatggcatatgGGGCAACACTATCACTATATGACTGCTCGACGAATCGACCGGCATCTCTCTTCGGTAATATTTTAGGAGCAcccggtattttatcgaccctttcttggtgttctctcatttggtcccgaaATGCCTTGTTCTCGTTTTCcttttcttccattcttttcaGAAAGGCTGTGAGAGCGTCGTCACTTCCATTGCTAACAACATTGTGAATAACACATATTGTCATGGGAGGAGGAGGTTAATCATGTTGCTCGTCCACAAGTGGCGTAACACAGGTTCTCGTATTTTCTGCGGCTGCATTGCGAACGGACTTATGGAGGATGCTGGTCAGTGTATCAGTTAGCCAAGCCTCAAGGAGCTTCTTTATCGCTGGTGGTGCCTCCTCTCCCGCGGATGTGGAGGTTGTGATGCTGCAGTGCGGAGGGGGTGATCCACCTCGACTAGGAGAGGCATTGGACGTCGTGTTCTCGTCCACTACTTCAGAGTTTTCGTGGATgatgttcatgaggttggtttGAAGATCActcattattcttgttctttcttCTCTGCTACCTGCCATATTAGATCTAAGAATGTAGAGAGAAAAAGGttcttgttttgttgttttttttttttacgttagtAACTAGTGTCAATTGTAAATCTAGAAGAAATTAAAAGATTTAACTAGAAAATCCCCAATAtgacgccaaattgtttgaccaaataGTATAACTTTCGGGTAAACTATATAATTTATGTAATAATGGGTTAAATCTAGCTAAATATAATAACTCTATATGCAAGTCTTGAAAACGTATGGGAGATGGGGACAAATCCCGTAAAAGATTGATGATAATCAGTACAAAATATTCTTAAAGTGTGAGTAATAATGGAGGTGTAactaacaataaataacaataaatggcatttaagtaaataggaggaatgaTTCGCCCAATAATGGATGGATTGGACGAATGcttctcctgacaatgatgaatgacagatagaTCCGATATTTGCTTGATCAATCCTCGGATTTGGTGGAAAGGtgtggaataatatgagcaagagTCTTGATAAAAAGGTAATCTTTGTATTTTTTACAAGATAGATAGAATCTTCTTCCGAAAAGTCTCCTTGTCAAATGAATATTCCATGCCCTTATTCCcttttctttttcccttataTATTTGACATATATCCTTAACAAACCCTAATAGTATAAGTGATGAGAATATTCACTCTAATATCCTATTTTGAAAACCAGTCGTTACTATTCTTTACAAGATGCTCGACCTCGATCATGGTTGACATCTCGGCCACGAATTTCACTTCTTCCTGGTCGAGCTCGACTGACTCTTTCCTTAATGTCGTATTACGCTAAATATCCTTCTCGCAGATTTTGGCCTATACACTTATAACATGTATTTCTGTGTGTAAACGTATTGCATGCAGTATTTTGAAATAATGGTAGATAACTATTAACTTGTTAAACCATTTTAAATTATCAAGTCACTTAATTGATAAATAttcataataaatataattaagaATTGAAAGTAAAATTCATCTATTAGTTATGTTTTTTTAACAAGGGGCAGAAGGAGAATTAATATTACAGCCCCGCACTCTCTTTTACTCATTAGGACTGTGCAAACCTAATCATTGCTGTTGGCACTTTTTAACTTTAGCACACCTTTTTGATTTATCGCTCCCTTACCATCTAAGCAGATGTCTTTGCTAATTGTAAAAGAAGAGtagcactatatatatatagttgacaTGTAATTTTAGCCGCGAAGAGCGGCAAGGCTGTTGATCAAAGCCAAGGCATTACTTGTCAAATGTGCAACTTCCAAAATCTTTCCCCTTACAACAGTCTTAACTTTCCCGTTCATCACTTTTCCTGCAAACCCCTCAGTGCAGGTGTCCTCATCTGTCAAGGCTGCACTGACCCAAGTTTGAATATCACTCATTTTAAGGTCAAAATCTTTTCCCCTTAGCTGCTTCATTTCCCCCAAAGACTTCCTCAATTCATCGACTGTGTCACTTAGTTCCTCCACACAGTCATGCATGGCACCGACCTCTCTCGGCGTCAAGCCTTGGACGTGTGCCAACTTTAGCATCATAGCCGATGTTGATTGGGCTGTTTCGAGGCTAACGGTGAGGGATTCATGGGCTAGAAGTTGAGGGGAAACCCCAATAGCAGTTGCACGGCCTGATAATGAACTGAAACAGAGGTTTGGATATGTAGTTGATTTGCATGATGTTCTTATAAACTCCGTATTTGTATCTCCGGCTGCTGGCCTTGCCGCTGAAACTGACTCCGTGAATGAAGAAGATGTGAAGACAGCTATAATAAGAAAAACGGTGAGAATATGGCAACCGATATAAGCACCTTCCATCTCTCTTTCtctaataattaattaaacttCTGTAATTTGTTTGTCTCTCAATAACTAAAGTTAGCTAGTTCGAGTTATGATGAATTTGGGGATGCAGTTGGTTTCTGAATTTATAGAAGGAGCTAATTGTGGTTAAGAGGGCTAGGGGGATGAGCTAAATGTAATGGCAAAAAGGTTAAATTTCCTCTGCTTTTTCGCCCTAGTTCATGTATGTGCATCTGGCGTGCTGAGAAGGACACTCCTCGTAGGACCTAAGTTCTTGTTTGCATGGGGTCGAAGGTATGGTGAAAAATAATTCAACTCAATATGTAACTACTTAAAGACAATACATCAGCATGCATAGGCCTACATATTGTAAGAATAACTGTCACTACTAAAGATGCGTGCGGATAACCAACTACTCCCTCGCTTTCAAGTTATATCATCAtactttttttttattagttGGTCAAAGAAGAATGATAGATGcagttaaaaataatttaattttaaactttttatttatttattttatcaaagCGTTTATAGTCACGCCTCACAAAACTTTTATCTTTATACTTTAAAGACaagaaattttaaaaatattttttttcttaaattttatgccaAGTTAAGTTGTGTGATACAAATTAAAATGGATGGAGtaatataaaaaagtaaaagaacaaATGGAATCAAGAGTTTGGTTGGCTTCGTTAAGGTCTTTGTCTTATTGGCAAATATGCATGAATTAAGTCGAATGCCAGAGTATCTTCTTTGATTAGGTAGTCAAAATGGGGACTACACTTTGATAAAGGTATCCTGTAGCTGGGAAAAGATCTGGATTTTGGGTACTGTTCCtgttattttttaattacatcAGATTCTCTTGTTCAATGGCAATGAAAGATTGAAAGTGTCGAAAGAGTCATGTCTTCATTTTTATAACTACACTAGTAAATTTCTCAaaccatttttattatattatgaaTATCTTCTCtaatatttgataattaaaaacATCCAAAAAGTAAGTGTATACTATTAGTGtattcaaatattttttcaaaaaccgGTTGAGGCCTTTAGTTAGTTTTCAATTTACTATTGAcattttgtttgaaaagaaaaaattGTAAAAACATTGTTACCTTTAATTTCTATGTTTTTACATAATGTTCGTAGTATGCCTTTATTTTTTATAGATATTTGAATGCATATTTATCTCTTGCGCAATTAACTCTTCGTTTTTATCCTTAAATAAGTGtaactgtatatatatatttacatgcATAATATTACTTGGTATATATAAGTgtgtataaattttatttattttcttaaaaagtaaaattttaatgCTAAACAATTCAAAAGTGTTATGCATGGTGTTTTCAAACCAACCTGAATCAAACCGACATTAAGAAACTGATATACAATTAGTTTGATTTGATTCAGTTTAATATAGAGGAGAAAAGAAAAATCAactgatatataaatatatttattttttatataatgtTTAATCTTTATACAaggattttctttaaaaaatatgtCTAGATATGTATGTGATTTAATTTTTTCGTCAGATGTAATATTTATTAGAGCTTTTACAGTCATTCaatttcatttcatttcatttaaaTAATACTTGAATATTCTAACGTGCACGATACCTTTTCATCAAATGTTGTTGACTTCTTCACTTGTAAATATGAAAAAATAAACAACAAAAATTTTGATTTGAAGTCAGCACCTAATTATAATTTAGAGTCATCACCTAGCAACAAAAACAATCAGTTCAAGTAAGAGTAGTGGTATAAGgccaaatggtgaaaaatctatATGAACAATATAAATGCCCTCCTGCAAGTCTATTTATATCTACCACATTTATAGATGACTATAAGTCCAACAAATTTCTACTAACGTTAAGTCCAACAAATAAGATATTATCAAAATAAGATAGTCATTTGTTGTGACATATTTTGGATATCTATTTACAAAATTTTCCATTCACAAATACAGCAAAATAAAGTAGAATAAAATAGAAATACATATTAGAATCAGAAAAGGatcacaaaaataaaagaaatttaaCTTCTATATATCGACAATCTAAAGGAATTGAATATTATCAAATCTCCTAGCAAATAACTACAGATAACTgatcaaaaaatgaagaaaaataaagatCGTTATATACACACAAAAAAAATAGTTAAAAAAGAACTAATAACTGCATTGTAATAAATAAATTAGTTCATCTTCTAATGATCCCATCGATATGTGATCAGTATTAAAAATAAATGCCCGTGTTAAGTCCTGCAAGTCTATTTATATCTACCACATTTAGAGCAAACTCCATTCCTGATAAATAATTTCTACTAACGTTAAGTCCAACAAATAAGATATTATCAAAATAAGATAATCATCTATTGTGACATGTTTTGGATATCTATTTGCAAAATCTTTCGTTCACAAATACAGCAAAATAAAGTAGAATAAAATAGAAATACATATTAGAATCAGAAAaagatcaaaaaaaaaaaaaaaaaaaattaacttctaTACATCGACAATCTAAAGGAATTGAATACTATCAAAGCTACTAGCAAATAACTACAGATAACTaatcaaaaaatgaagaaaaataaagatCGTTATATACACAAAAAAATAGTTAAAAAAGAACTAATAACtgcattttaataaataaattagttCATCTTCTAATGATCCCATCGGTATGTGatcaatattaaaaataaaactccTCCGCATACTGAATCAATTGAAGAAAAGAGATAGCACTATTATGAATAACATCCATGTAAAAGGACGAGACTCCTCTCCATTTCCATGTCTTTCCATTTCTCCAAGTTCTTATTTGGATGAGAGTCACATGTCATAGTTAAAAATTGAAGGTTGAGATTTAATTACCAAAGCAAGGTCTTAACCATGATTAGAATAATAAATATTTACTTTATTTGTTCTCCAAATTTTCTGTAATCCCATGATTCTAGCTAAAAACCTTACCAAATTCATTTTTTTAAATCTCTCTTTTCCTACTTTATTACGAGCtcgtcttttcttttttttttgaacagTTTTTTTTCTTTGTCTCAAATTCATAGTCTTTATATTTTGAGTTAATCTTTTCTTGATTCTTTGTTGTATtctctttttctttaatttgttcagtacttcttttctttttttcttttaacaaTTGACAAATCAATGAGTGGCTCGCTAGAGTTTTAACATCCtacatattttttaaacttaaattatacaaatattttt
Encoded proteins:
- the LOC104091349 gene encoding 21 kDa protein-like; translation: MEGAYIGCHILTVFLIIAVFTSSSFTESVSAARPAAGDTNTEFIRTSCKSTTYPNLCFSSLSGRATAIGVSPQLLAHESLTVSLETAQSTSAMMLKLAHVQGLTPREVGAMHDCVEELSDTVDELRKSLGEMKQLRGKDFDLKMSDIQTWVSAALTDEDTCTEGFAGKVMNGKVKTVVRGKILEVAHLTSNALALINSLAALRG